A region of Salinibacter sp. 10B DNA encodes the following proteins:
- the secF gene encoding protein translocase subunit SecF has product MRLFENADYSFVSSRRIGYIISGTLLAVSILSLLVRGLALGIDFRGGFEFVVGNMGDVETVEVRSALTGPLGGQPEVKTFGDNSLLIRASVEGEANTTQVQNQILSTIQEQFPEANPQMEKTSVVGPRFAEDLRQGAIYAIFGALAVIFLYILVRFEWRYSVGAVAALVHDVTITLGLFSILAGVVPFSLQIDQGIIAAFLTIVGYSLNDTVVVFDRVREYVNLFKTENFPSIVNKSINATLSRTVVTSVTTLIVVTVLFIFGSEVLRGFSFALIFGVIIGTYSSIFVASPTIVELERRLEQPA; this is encoded by the coding sequence ATGCGCCTGTTTGAAAACGCTGATTACAGCTTTGTATCGAGTCGCCGGATTGGATATATCATCTCCGGTACCCTCCTTGCCGTCAGTATCCTCTCATTGTTAGTCCGGGGATTAGCCCTGGGCATTGACTTCCGAGGGGGCTTCGAGTTCGTTGTCGGAAATATGGGGGATGTTGAGACTGTGGAGGTGCGATCGGCCCTTACGGGTCCCCTGGGCGGCCAGCCCGAAGTGAAGACGTTTGGGGACAACAGTCTGTTGATTCGGGCCTCGGTTGAGGGAGAGGCCAATACCACCCAGGTCCAAAACCAGATTCTCTCGACGATCCAAGAGCAGTTCCCAGAGGCCAATCCTCAGATGGAGAAGACCAGTGTCGTTGGGCCCCGCTTTGCGGAAGATCTGCGACAAGGGGCCATTTACGCCATCTTTGGAGCCTTGGCGGTGATTTTCCTCTACATTCTCGTCCGGTTTGAGTGGCGGTACAGCGTGGGGGCTGTGGCGGCGCTCGTGCACGATGTCACAATAACGCTCGGACTCTTCTCCATACTGGCCGGCGTTGTGCCGTTTTCGCTCCAGATCGATCAGGGCATCATCGCGGCCTTCTTGACGATTGTTGGCTACTCGCTCAACGATACGGTGGTTGTGTTTGACCGCGTGCGCGAATACGTGAATCTCTTTAAGACGGAAAACTTCCCGAGCATCGTGAACAAGTCGATCAATGCGACGCTCAGCCGCACGGTGGTGACCTCAGTCACGACGTTGATCGTGGTGACGGTGCTATTTATTTTCGGAAGTGAGGTGCTGCGCGGCTTTTCATTCGCCCTCATCTTTGGGGTGATCATCGGTACCTACTCGTCGATCTTTGTCGCCTCTCCCACGATCGTCGAACTGGAGCGTCGTCTCGAACAGCCGGCCTAA
- the secD gene encoding protein translocase subunit SecD, whose translation MQGNGFKLGLTIFFVGLCGFYLFPSVQNLYVSYQMDQMGEEERQEYRQENRQRLESIRESSLNLGLDLQGGMHVTLEMQVSNLLDQLASSKDEAFREALSAARQRARQEDISVVNAFVEEFESRNPDGRLSRYYRSEADGITRRSSNGEVQDYLTTQVSDAVDNAMQIVRNRVDRYGVTEPSIQKQGSRRISVELPGVEEEERVRNLLESASQLTFHLMGDPQQLQASVQRIIEYYEPSAADSARIADAAAADTTTQTSGTDTSETTEGTALATQSQQDAESQEGTSLTEPGAESGSGPQNPLLAVMQPLPRQGSPTVGYVQGPDTAQVNDLLSDPDVQRMIPSGTQFLWTANPVPGTDNTYGLLSVRTEPELTGDVITEASVQFRQQTNEAMVSMSMNSEGARIWGRVTKANVGEQVAIVLDGLVYSYPNVDEPIMGGRSQISGLESRQEAADVVTILQSGSMQAPVDIIEERTVGPSLGDASIRAGLISVIVGLLLVVLFMIMYYHTAGIVADVALLLNVILILGILAGFNATLTLPGIAGIVLTIGMAVDANVLIYDRVREEQNTGKTLKAAIAAGYEQSLSAILDANITTFFMGVILYSFGVGPIQGFAVTLMAGILSSLFTAIIVTRLIFDYMVEERRMDVSYG comes from the coding sequence ATGCAGGGGAACGGATTTAAGTTAGGCCTTACCATCTTTTTCGTCGGGCTCTGTGGTTTTTACCTCTTCCCATCAGTCCAAAATCTGTACGTTTCGTACCAGATGGACCAGATGGGAGAGGAGGAACGCCAGGAGTACCGGCAGGAGAATCGTCAGCGACTGGAAAGCATTCGCGAATCGTCCCTCAACCTGGGGCTCGACCTTCAGGGGGGCATGCACGTAACCCTGGAGATGCAGGTGTCCAACCTGCTCGACCAACTGGCGTCCAGCAAAGACGAAGCTTTTCGAGAAGCCCTCAGTGCGGCCCGACAGCGGGCCCGGCAGGAAGACATCTCCGTGGTGAATGCCTTTGTGGAGGAATTTGAATCGCGCAATCCGGACGGCCGACTCTCGCGGTACTACCGGAGTGAGGCCGACGGCATCACTCGGCGCTCCTCAAACGGAGAGGTGCAGGACTACCTGACGACGCAGGTGAGCGATGCCGTGGATAATGCGATGCAGATTGTTCGCAACCGCGTGGACCGCTACGGCGTAACCGAGCCGTCGATTCAGAAGCAGGGCAGCCGCCGCATCTCGGTGGAGCTGCCGGGGGTGGAAGAGGAGGAGCGCGTCCGAAACCTGCTGGAGAGTGCCTCCCAGTTGACCTTTCACCTGATGGGCGATCCACAGCAACTGCAGGCGTCTGTACAACGCATCATTGAGTACTACGAGCCGTCTGCTGCTGACTCGGCCCGCATTGCAGACGCGGCTGCCGCGGACACGACCACGCAGACGAGCGGCACCGACACGTCGGAGACCACGGAGGGCACGGCCCTCGCCACACAGTCACAGCAGGATGCAGAATCGCAGGAGGGCACGTCCCTTACCGAGCCCGGTGCTGAGAGTGGCAGTGGCCCCCAAAATCCCCTCCTCGCCGTCATGCAGCCGCTCCCCCGGCAGGGGTCCCCCACGGTCGGGTACGTTCAGGGACCGGACACGGCACAGGTGAATGATTTGCTCTCCGACCCTGACGTCCAACGCATGATTCCGTCCGGGACTCAGTTTCTATGGACGGCCAATCCCGTCCCGGGCACCGACAACACGTACGGCTTGCTCTCCGTCCGGACAGAGCCGGAGCTTACCGGCGACGTGATCACGGAAGCCTCCGTGCAGTTTCGTCAGCAGACCAACGAGGCAATGGTCTCGATGAGCATGAATTCGGAGGGCGCTCGGATTTGGGGGCGCGTGACGAAGGCGAATGTGGGAGAGCAGGTGGCCATTGTGCTGGACGGACTGGTCTATTCCTATCCAAACGTCGACGAGCCGATCATGGGCGGTCGTTCCCAGATCAGCGGCCTCGAAAGTAGGCAGGAGGCGGCGGACGTGGTCACAATCCTGCAGTCCGGATCCATGCAGGCCCCGGTCGACATTATCGAGGAGCGCACCGTGGGACCCAGCCTTGGAGATGCATCCATCCGGGCGGGACTCATCTCCGTCATTGTCGGGCTTCTGCTCGTCGTGCTCTTCATGATCATGTATTACCACACGGCCGGCATTGTAGCCGACGTGGCGCTGCTGCTAAATGTGATCCTGATTCTCGGCATCCTGGCCGGGTTCAACGCTACGCTTACGCTTCCAGGAATTGCTGGAATCGTGCTCACGATCGGTATGGCGGTGGACGCCAACGTGCTGATCTACGACCGGGTGCGTGAGGAGCAGAACACGGGCAAGACGCTGAAGGCCGCTATCGCGGCGGGGTACGAGCAGTCGCTCAGCGCGATCCTCGACGCCAACATCACGACATTCTTTATGGGGGTCATTCTGTACTCCTTTGGTGTCGGTCCTATTCAGGGTTTTGCCGTGACGCTCATGGCCGGGATTCTGTCGTCGCTCTTCACCGCCATTATTGTGACGCGCCTTATCTTCGACTACATGGTCGAGGAGCGCCGGATGGACGTAAGCTACGGCTAG
- a CDS encoding alpha/beta hydrolase, producing the protein MSPTSHGSLTTDDNLQLHTQQWTPEDASRAVIVLVHGYAEHCGRYGHVAQALVNEGASVFAYDQRGYGRSEGRRAYVASFENYLDDLALVLTHVRTTQPNLPLFLFGHSMGGLVVLKYVLDRSPSVRGLMLSAPAIEINPDLAPLLRTLAQILGRFFPTLPTTRSPEGAISRDPDVVADAEQDPLNYHGRVPARTGAEMLRAGDEVRDQLDALQTPFLVFHGTADRLTTPNWSRRLYERASTSDKTLHLYDGLYHETFNEPEQATVLSDLTAWLRDRVEE; encoded by the coding sequence ATGTCCCCCACGAGCCACGGCTCCCTCACCACCGACGACAACCTGCAACTCCATACCCAGCAGTGGACACCGGAGGACGCCTCTCGCGCCGTCATCGTTCTCGTTCACGGGTACGCCGAGCACTGCGGACGATACGGACACGTGGCGCAGGCCCTCGTGAACGAAGGGGCCTCGGTTTTTGCCTACGACCAGCGCGGCTACGGGCGATCAGAGGGAAGGCGTGCCTACGTCGCGTCGTTTGAAAACTATCTCGACGACCTTGCCCTGGTCTTGACCCACGTACGCACCACTCAGCCCAATCTCCCCCTCTTTCTCTTTGGTCATAGCATGGGCGGGCTCGTCGTGCTGAAATACGTTCTCGACCGGTCCCCGTCCGTACGAGGCCTGATGCTGAGTGCCCCAGCGATCGAGATTAATCCGGACCTCGCTCCCCTTTTACGCACCCTCGCCCAAATTCTCGGACGCTTCTTCCCCACTCTTCCAACAACTCGCTCTCCGGAGGGCGCGATTTCTCGGGACCCCGACGTGGTCGCGGACGCCGAACAGGATCCTTTGAACTACCACGGCCGGGTGCCGGCCCGAACCGGCGCGGAGATGCTTCGCGCCGGGGATGAGGTGCGCGATCAGCTTGATGCTCTGCAGACGCCATTTCTCGTATTTCACGGCACAGCCGACCGGCTGACAACCCCCAACTGGAGCCGACGCCTCTACGAACGTGCGTCGACTTCCGATAAGACCCTTCACCTCTATGACGGACTCTACCACGAAACCTTCAACGAGCCGGAACAGGCCACCGTACTATCCGACCTCACAGCGTGGCTCCGGGATCGAGTCGAGGAGTGA
- a CDS encoding zinc ribbon domain-containing protein, with protein MPTYTYRREDGTTFEVRQKITDDPLDTCPETGQDVERIITGTGGLIFKGEGFHVNDYDAHGPADEGSDGSSDE; from the coding sequence ATGCCAACGTACACTTATCGCCGCGAAGACGGAACTACCTTCGAGGTCCGGCAGAAGATTACTGACGATCCACTGGACACGTGCCCGGAAACCGGGCAGGACGTGGAACGCATCATCACAGGCACCGGAGGCCTCATCTTCAAAGGCGAGGGCTTTCACGTCAACGACTACGACGCTCACGGCCCGGCAGATGAAGGCAGTGACGGCTCCTCAGATGAGTAG
- a CDS encoding adenylate/guanylate cyclase domain-containing protein has translation MSRTTELAICFADICDSTALFEEYGDDKARDIVGQVLEVISDVVREYNGTVVKTIGDEVMGTFPELIAATSAVTKFPQAVRQEETLAALGIEIRVGMCYGSVVQEDDGDVYGDAVNTASRLVDWARAAQVVTTARTLDPLPDFFESRTRNLGETTLRGKEEPVEIVELLGEQSGSNLTVVDSRDPEPVQDQDRNVLSLRYKDETITVEQGPLMLGRGSKSDLRIADSRVSRMHAVIERQRDSFMLTDSSTNGTYVQIGDEEVMFLHREQLRLHGTGHLSLGRHVEADDAQLLHFECKTIS, from the coding sequence ATGTCCCGTACCACTGAACTCGCCATTTGCTTCGCCGACATCTGCGACAGCACGGCCCTGTTTGAGGAGTACGGGGATGACAAGGCGCGCGACATTGTCGGGCAGGTTCTCGAAGTCATCTCCGACGTTGTGCGGGAATACAACGGCACGGTCGTCAAGACCATTGGGGACGAGGTCATGGGCACCTTCCCGGAATTGATTGCCGCCACCAGTGCCGTGACGAAGTTTCCTCAGGCGGTTCGGCAAGAAGAAACGCTCGCCGCCCTGGGCATTGAGATTCGGGTCGGCATGTGCTACGGCTCCGTTGTGCAGGAGGACGACGGGGACGTGTACGGCGACGCCGTGAATACCGCGTCCCGGCTCGTGGATTGGGCCCGGGCAGCACAAGTGGTGACGACCGCTCGGACGTTGGATCCGCTTCCGGATTTTTTTGAGAGCCGGACGCGAAACCTGGGCGAAACCACGCTTCGCGGCAAGGAGGAGCCCGTAGAGATTGTAGAGCTGCTGGGAGAGCAGAGCGGCTCGAATCTCACAGTGGTTGACAGTCGAGATCCGGAGCCTGTGCAGGATCAGGATCGAAACGTCTTGTCGCTACGCTACAAAGACGAGACGATTACTGTGGAGCAGGGGCCCCTGATGCTCGGGCGCGGATCGAAGAGTGATCTCCGCATTGCCGACTCACGGGTGTCGCGAATGCACGCCGTGATCGAACGCCAGCGCGACTCGTTCATGCTCACCGACAGTAGCACGAACGGGACCTACGTCCAGATTGGGGACGAAGAGGTTATGTTTCTCCACCGAGAGCAACTTCGCCTTCACGGCACTGGCCATCTTAGCCTGGGCCGTCACGTCGAAGCGGACGACGCCCAACTGCTCCACTTCGAGTGCAAAACCATTTCCTGA
- a CDS encoding TerB family tellurite resistance protein: MSKSLGMKAVSRVDEADREPFLKALAHIAVADDSVTIDEKEMVEQYAEAWELEDRARSVVKDILEAGSPLDLDHLVSEFSESGTRFLLMQELMRLAYADGTYGDVERRQIAAIAQRMDMTEEQFREVEKWVGRGRAWGDTMEDGPGEEDLKGVLGREEETDYDLSDIETGDSDLSDIDEESLGGKYIDEKDLEEASEEDEDDE; encoded by the coding sequence ATGTCAAAATCGCTCGGAATGAAGGCCGTGTCGCGAGTGGACGAGGCGGACCGGGAACCGTTTCTGAAGGCCCTCGCCCATATTGCCGTTGCCGATGATTCGGTCACCATCGACGAGAAAGAGATGGTCGAGCAGTACGCAGAGGCGTGGGAGCTCGAGGACCGAGCCCGGTCGGTCGTGAAAGATATTCTGGAGGCCGGATCGCCCCTCGATCTGGATCATCTCGTTTCCGAATTCTCGGAGTCGGGGACGCGGTTTCTGCTGATGCAGGAGCTTATGCGACTGGCCTACGCCGACGGCACCTACGGGGATGTCGAGCGGCGACAGATTGCCGCTATTGCCCAGCGGATGGATATGACCGAGGAGCAGTTCCGTGAGGTTGAGAAGTGGGTTGGCCGAGGGCGTGCATGGGGGGATACCATGGAGGACGGACCCGGAGAAGAGGATCTCAAGGGAGTCCTGGGTCGGGAGGAGGAAACCGACTACGATCTTTCAGACATCGAGACGGGGGATTCTGACCTGTCGGACATCGACGAGGAGTCCCTAGGAGGGAAGTACATTGACGAGAAGGACCTGGAAGAGGCGTCCGAGGAGGATGAGGACGACGAATAG
- a CDS encoding AI-2E family transporter, with translation MPQSENERSVTALVQDFLRRIRGLLFLGGAVLVLYFMQGIAQLLLVATLIAYLLNPLVSRLQVRTSRTNATLIVFGLLVLVLVGGSVLLGPVVQQQIQDVEAKTEIDRITRVVGRVDQRMSSISKSIGGGEVKIQEKMNATVERWTSGLVGMAPNLLGIVTNVILVPFMAIFLLRDGPRIKRGLIRFVPNRYFEFSLEALHKIDIQLGNYFRGLVLEISIIALLSTAVLWVLNVPAFVLVGLLAGITTVIPYAGSLLGGSVGVLIKLATPGDPSAAALVLVAFLAIQIADEAFIQPLVFAKAVDLHPLEVLIAVWIAAQFFGVVGMVLAIPVTSAGKVVVSEGAALIQQYQFS, from the coding sequence ATGCCGCAATCCGAGAACGAACGTTCCGTGACGGCGCTTGTGCAGGATTTTCTGCGCCGGATTCGGGGGCTGCTGTTTCTTGGGGGGGCGGTCTTGGTCCTTTACTTCATGCAGGGCATTGCCCAGCTTCTGCTGGTTGCGACCCTGATTGCGTACCTTCTCAACCCGCTTGTCAGTCGGCTCCAGGTGCGCACAAGCCGCACCAATGCCACCCTCATCGTGTTTGGGCTGTTGGTCCTGGTGCTGGTTGGGGGGAGTGTTCTTCTTGGGCCGGTGGTACAGCAGCAAATTCAGGACGTAGAAGCAAAAACCGAGATCGATCGTATCACCCGCGTCGTGGGGCGAGTCGACCAGCGGATGAGCAGCATTTCGAAGTCCATTGGGGGAGGGGAGGTGAAGATCCAGGAGAAGATGAACGCGACAGTCGAGCGATGGACGAGCGGCCTGGTGGGCATGGCCCCCAACCTCCTCGGGATTGTCACTAACGTCATTCTGGTGCCTTTTATGGCCATCTTTTTGCTGCGGGATGGTCCACGCATCAAGCGGGGACTCATTCGGTTCGTCCCGAACCGGTATTTCGAATTCAGTCTAGAGGCCCTTCACAAAATTGACATTCAGCTCGGAAATTACTTCCGGGGCCTTGTGCTCGAGATTTCCATCATTGCTCTTCTCTCCACGGCTGTTCTGTGGGTGCTGAACGTGCCGGCCTTCGTGCTGGTGGGCCTCCTGGCGGGCATCACGACCGTCATTCCGTACGCAGGATCGTTGCTCGGGGGGAGCGTGGGGGTGCTCATTAAGCTTGCGACCCCGGGAGATCCCTCGGCAGCGGCGCTCGTGTTGGTTGCCTTCCTCGCCATTCAGATTGCGGATGAGGCCTTCATCCAACCGCTCGTGTTTGCGAAAGCTGTGGATCTACACCCCCTGGAAGTGTTGATTGCGGTGTGGATTGCGGCGCAGTTCTTTGGGGTCGTAGGGATGGTTCTGGCCATACCCGTCACGAGTGCCGGAAAGGTCGTCGTGTCTGAAGGGGCAGCGTTAATTCAACAGTATCAGTTTAGCTAA
- a CDS encoding cyclic nucleotide-binding domain-containing protein — protein sequence MDSFWDNIFRQTDETSVHTLLREIPLFDELSSGELSAVESILHRREYDPGEVLFHQGNPGVGMYIIREGTIEIVYEPTNDTLAELSDGDFFGELALLNETPRSATAVARTESVLYGLFRPDLLGLVERDPSLGVQLLLRMSQVISERLIQTNEQVRELREQLHEFTNEEARS from the coding sequence GTGGACAGCTTCTGGGACAACATTTTCCGACAGACGGACGAAACGTCCGTCCATACTCTGCTCCGCGAGATTCCGCTGTTCGACGAGCTGTCGAGCGGGGAGTTGTCGGCCGTCGAGTCGATTCTGCACAGACGAGAGTATGATCCGGGCGAGGTCCTTTTTCATCAGGGAAACCCAGGGGTGGGAATGTACATCATCCGGGAGGGCACAATTGAGATCGTGTACGAACCAACGAACGACACCCTGGCGGAACTGTCCGACGGCGATTTTTTCGGTGAATTGGCCCTGTTGAATGAGACCCCCCGCTCGGCCACGGCCGTGGCCCGGACGGAGTCGGTTCTCTACGGTCTCTTCCGCCCCGACCTGCTGGGCCTTGTGGAGAGAGACCCGTCGCTCGGCGTTCAGCTCTTGCTTCGCATGTCCCAAGTCATCAGCGAGCGGCTCATCCAGACCAACGAGCAGGTCCGAGAGCTTCGCGAGCAGCTCCACGAGTTCACGAATGAGGAGGCGCGCTCATAG
- the tpiA gene encoding triose-phosphate isomerase: MLIAGNWKMNTDLPRGVELAENIAAGIDEADSTYEALDFAVCPPFVHLQAVGAALQDSPVALGAQDVHAEEEGAFTSDVAAPMLTSAGCTHVIIGHSERRQYYDETDAEVNRKARQARRHDLVPIICVGETIDQRRSGDAESVVHAQLEGALDGVTVEAADDLIIAYEPVWAIGTGESATPEQAQDMHAVIRDDLSERYGTDVADQIEILYGGSMKPHNAHALLSQPDVTGGLIGSASLEAESFLGIADEAAAVFEERE; encoded by the coding sequence ATGCTTATTGCTGGAAACTGGAAGATGAACACAGATCTTCCGCGCGGCGTCGAACTGGCGGAGAACATTGCCGCCGGAATTGACGAGGCGGACTCTACGTACGAAGCCCTCGATTTTGCCGTATGTCCCCCGTTTGTGCATCTGCAGGCGGTAGGGGCGGCTCTGCAAGACAGTCCCGTAGCCCTCGGGGCGCAGGACGTGCACGCGGAGGAAGAGGGGGCGTTTACGAGTGACGTGGCTGCTCCGATGCTCACGTCGGCTGGATGCACGCACGTCATCATCGGGCACTCGGAGCGACGACAGTACTACGACGAGACGGACGCAGAGGTGAACCGAAAGGCCCGCCAGGCTCGTCGTCACGATCTGGTGCCCATCATCTGTGTGGGGGAGACGATCGATCAGCGACGATCAGGGGATGCCGAGTCGGTGGTGCACGCGCAGCTCGAAGGAGCGCTCGATGGGGTCACTGTGGAGGCGGCCGACGATCTGATTATTGCCTACGAGCCGGTGTGGGCCATTGGGACCGGTGAGTCCGCCACCCCGGAGCAGGCCCAGGATATGCATGCGGTGATCCGAGATGACCTCTCGGAACGATACGGCACTGACGTGGCCGACCAGATTGAAATCCTCTATGGCGGGAGCATGAAGCCGCACAATGCGCATGCTCTTCTGTCGCAGCCGGACGTGACTGGCGGTCTCATTGGGAGTGCGAGTCTGGAGGCGGAGTCCTTCCTTGGGATTGCGGATGAAGCCGCTGCAGTGTTTGAGGAGAGAGAGTAG
- a CDS encoding 16S rRNA (cytosine(1402)-N(4))-methyltransferase produces the protein MPTLTGTISYIKNFIQDQDVAAIVPSSSFLVKRVCKWINFDEPAVIVEYGPGNGVFSKYILDNMTSDSTLILVESNPDFVETLEEMTAGDSRAIVVEERAERIEQILDDHGFDEVDYIVSGIPFSFLDEETRAELLRTTHDVLADDGKFLVYQYYNHLEEPLREYFADVTKEREYLNIPPTIRAYEACK, from the coding sequence GTGCCGACACTAACGGGTACGATTTCGTACATCAAGAATTTCATTCAGGACCAGGACGTTGCGGCAATTGTGCCGTCCTCGTCTTTTCTCGTCAAGCGCGTTTGTAAGTGGATTAACTTTGACGAACCGGCCGTCATTGTCGAGTATGGGCCCGGAAACGGGGTCTTTAGTAAGTACATCCTCGACAACATGACGTCCGACTCCACCCTCATTCTCGTCGAAAGCAATCCCGACTTCGTGGAGACGCTTGAAGAGATGACGGCTGGGGATTCGCGAGCCATTGTGGTGGAGGAGCGGGCCGAGCGCATTGAGCAGATTCTCGATGATCACGGCTTCGATGAGGTCGATTACATCGTGTCCGGCATCCCGTTTTCCTTCCTCGACGAGGAGACGCGGGCCGAGTTGCTACGCACCACCCACGACGTACTGGCCGACGATGGCAAGTTCCTGGTGTACCAGTACTACAACCATCTTGAAGAGCCGCTGCGCGAGTATTTTGCGGATGTGACCAAGGAGCGCGAATACCTCAACATTCCACCGACCATTCGCGCTTACGAAGCCTGCAAGTAG
- a CDS encoding TlpA disulfide reductase family protein, whose amino-acid sequence MRNACVRRDDDRSLRGRLRWGILFALAVVLGVGCQSAPDAVESYVEGRITVRSDIDATGDYSGFRVLVADANGRSIDTLGIATTGTDGRFQMNVAAPERGIYPLMIWGRQGQRRLASTDYVVASGDSATLEVELPLEGRRFFVRSSENAALSAYRNTMAQHRRTLVKRLQTDARDSTTMSRSIRQTSSTLWNLQETFPGAYASQLAATESLSLLSGWNDSLVVARAKEIEPSNPRFVEVAQIARRASSRLHGQAAALDLLDTFAKWAQTNQQRAGVQAARVRAFIDSLQADAALAAAQKLKNEYPNTKWAEWADRATYEVNNLLPGTEAPSLTATTVSGDSLALQALRGRPVVLEYYRPGDDLFARQMATRNALYRATRADSVAFVSISVEPDTLLHEAFTENRSFPGHHVIAPGGIDGPLAKTYNIADVPSRVLIDEEGKMVGRYSGAAFLAFQEDLTRLLDDGS is encoded by the coding sequence ATGAGGAACGCCTGCGTACGTCGAGACGATGATCGGTCCCTCCGAGGAAGACTTCGGTGGGGGATTCTCTTCGCACTAGCCGTCGTTCTGGGCGTAGGGTGTCAGTCGGCGCCCGACGCCGTCGAGAGCTACGTCGAGGGGCGAATTACCGTCCGCTCCGATATCGATGCAACGGGTGACTATAGCGGCTTCCGGGTGCTGGTGGCTGACGCCAACGGGCGGTCCATCGACACCCTCGGAATTGCAACCACGGGCACAGACGGCCGCTTCCAAATGAACGTGGCGGCGCCCGAGCGGGGCATCTATCCGCTTATGATCTGGGGACGGCAGGGACAGCGGCGATTGGCGAGTACCGACTATGTTGTGGCCAGTGGCGACTCGGCGACCCTGGAGGTGGAGTTGCCGCTCGAGGGCCGCCGGTTCTTTGTTCGTTCCTCCGAGAATGCGGCGCTCAGTGCTTACCGCAACACGATGGCGCAACACCGCCGGACCCTCGTGAAACGTCTCCAGACCGACGCTCGCGACTCAACCACCATGAGCCGGAGTATTCGGCAGACCAGCAGTACGCTCTGGAACTTGCAGGAGACGTTCCCAGGGGCGTATGCGAGCCAACTGGCCGCTACGGAATCTCTCTCGTTGCTATCGGGGTGGAACGACTCGCTTGTCGTGGCCCGTGCCAAGGAAATCGAGCCGTCGAATCCCCGATTCGTCGAAGTGGCACAGATTGCGCGCCGAGCCAGTAGTCGGCTGCACGGGCAGGCGGCGGCTCTCGACCTGCTCGACACGTTTGCGAAGTGGGCGCAGACCAATCAGCAGCGAGCGGGGGTGCAAGCTGCCCGGGTTCGTGCTTTCATTGACAGCCTGCAAGCCGATGCGGCCCTGGCGGCGGCCCAGAAGCTCAAAAACGAGTACCCGAACACCAAATGGGCGGAGTGGGCGGACCGGGCCACGTACGAAGTCAACAACCTGCTGCCCGGAACGGAGGCGCCGAGCCTGACGGCCACAACCGTGTCGGGAGATTCGTTGGCCCTCCAAGCGCTCCGGGGGCGGCCGGTCGTGCTTGAGTACTACCGACCCGGTGATGATCTCTTTGCACGACAAATGGCCACTCGAAATGCCCTCTACCGCGCAACACGGGCCGACTCGGTGGCCTTTGTGTCAATTTCGGTCGAGCCGGACACGCTGCTCCATGAGGCATTTACCGAAAATCGTTCGTTTCCCGGTCACCACGTGATCGCGCCCGGCGGCATCGACGGGCCGCTAGCCAAGACCTACAACATTGCCGATGTCCCGTCGCGGGTTCTCATTGATGAAGAGGGAAAAATGGTGGGACGCTACTCGGGCGCGGCCTTTCTTGCATTCCAGGAAGATTTGACACGACTTCTCGATGACGGATCGTAG